ATGTCATGATCCTGACGGGTTTGGGATTTGATCACGTTACTGTTGTTATGTTCTTTAGGTCTCACCTTCGTAGTTCTTGCTTTGAGTTCAGTTTCTtatttaaagtcaaacaaagTTTTACAACCATTTTCATGTAAATGTGCCGAATGCTTAGTCTAACATATGGTGTTCCTAACTGACACCTGCTACATAAGAACCTCCTGACACCCCTAAAACATTTGCTCCCTGTTCTCACAAACCTGCATTTTTCGATGGGTGGGGAAtctttgaaaattttaaaatagacCTTCCCTTGCATAGATCTATTGCCTTGGATCAATTACATGTTCGTATTGTGGGTTAGAGTATAGATTGGGCCCAGTACATCCAGCTTGACCCGACCCCATCAAGCCCAACCAACACACATGAATTGTGTGCCCACGCCTGAAGAAAACCTGacgtgaataaataaattactgcaACCAGATGCAGTGAGTTCGTGTGGCGCGGACCATTGCATTGTTTAACCGCACTCAGTCAGCACAGTGCACTCCACGGCGAGCACTGGACAAGGGCAGGTCTGGCCCAGATGTGCGTGTCGTGCAGAACAGACTCAGATGCACTATCTGTTGCCGCCCCCGCAGCTGCAGGATGAGCTCATATATTgcatgagataaaaaaaaagaaaagaaacaaacatcttGGAGCCTGAGCCAAGTCCGACATTCATCCGATCGTCCTACGTGACATCAAGGCCTAAGCCGGCTCAGATTTTGGGTCGGGTCATGCATAAAATCTATACTCTGTTCCGGGGCATGGTGCAGGTGGTACGTCACGATTAAGAATATTCTTGCTTGGTTTGAGTGACAGCGTTATTTATTGACcaatgagccgatgtggcaagtaaatttctccaatgtgagatcaataaagcctatcttatcttatcttatcttatttggATGCCCAGATGGCAGTACCCATGAAAAGCACAGGCGCGCGTTGGTACACAATTACTATTAATAATTAAGTTtgcctttaaataaatgaattaaacatttcaagggttttgtttgactttaattttgtgttctttgttcatttCAGAATGAATGTCTATCTCTGTTTCCCCTGGTTGATATTTAAGTTCCTGCTCTGCTCATTCTCCATATAGCCTCACTGGTTGTTTTAGTTCTTTGCTAGTCTCTTCCGATGAGTTTGTTCCATGTTGCTCTGTTGTCCTGCCTGGTCTTCATACCAACATTGtaagttctgtttatttttcttattaaaatCGGATCACTTCACCGCGCTGCCTTGATTTCTGCTTGTGTTTAGAGGAGGCAATGCTGTCATAGATCATTTTTCATGAGGACACATAGGTAGGCTATTGACCTTACTAGTGTCATGCAGTACagtgtaaaatgttaaatactGACATTGATGTCTTCCTTTTCTATTTCAATGGAGGTGGGTGTTTTAAATGTtccatatcatgctttttaagtCTTCCAAAgtcaaccatagacatatatatgatgaaatattgcCTTTGGCACTATGGGGGAAACTGAAAGGTGGTAATGACCCCAGCCGtaaactgtttatttgcacTTCTGATGTTTTGAATCTACTTTACAACCTGTTCATTTAGCTAAGTGTTTGATTGCATGAAATGCAAAGAAATCCAGCTGTATTCCATAAAATAGAATACGGCGATGAggtttgtttgtcagattaaaagtaccttgaaaataacctttaggcaggtattaaacatagttttctgtattaaaaatgttctgATGTAATCATTTAATCTTAAtctttgtcatgttttcatAGGATGTTGGTAGAAAACCAATAtagttaaaagaaataaaggcttggaaACATCAGTGATCTAATTAATCAATATATGTATAACTTAGTAAATTgagttacagaaatgttttcattttttgaaTTTGACTAATTTGACTGTTCATAGCAAGTTAGTTAGTTAATCTCTTTGAGTTTTGTAACAGGTATCTGTTGGGTTTGTGTTATTTCCAGATTCATGTTCCGGGTAAATAATTCGCCACCAGCACTTGCTCTTGGATCACTGAACGGAAACAAACACTTGGATTGGAGCTGTGGTCCTTCAGAAACCACTGAAGGCATGGAGATCCAGCCTGGGCTGCTAACCAAAGAGAGCGTGAACCTCTACATTTAAGCTAGTCATGATTTGTAAAAGAGTCCATTTGAGCTGAACTTGCTGAGAAAAGTCTGCTTTTTGAACAGATCTTCTTGAAATGTTTATGGCTCGGACATTTTACTACCCAAGCCTGGTTGGttgtaaaatattgtaaaatagtaaaaatctgaacattaaataagcattaaaatacataaaaaaaatatatgcctgtgcaaattctcagttatccgggtcattgtaacagcaaacaggcttgaaCCAGATAcaaccggacttttgctcagtttttctgaaaccCTTTCGACATCTATCCAGCCGTCTGTTAATTCTGGcagctcacacttgagcaacctgcagttggagtgCTGCTGTTTTCAAGGAAATCAAAGGCCCATCCTCCTTGGTGCATACCAAGTTAGAGGCAGATCAGTGACCCACCaatcactgtcctgggtcgttagaagctattgcttggtgtgagtggagtacttggtcacctgaatcatgaatAGACGCGTGATActttcaaaaatatataaattacaaGATAAATTGCagataaagtagtaaaaataattttgatgaAACAAATGTACTCACATTTTAGCATACACATTTATTGAAATGtgtttgcatttaaatgtatttaaaatctaGTTTAGAAATTCTAGTCAGTGTCTCCATTAGTTTCTCAGAGATCCCTCTTGTTTTAATTTCAGGTGGTTGATCATATTTACTGTGTGGCTACATGGAGCAGATACCACTGAGTAGCAAATCTTGCCCATCATGTATTCCATCTCTGTCTTTAAATCCAAAGTGGTACAGACAAAAGCAttgcagtttcactttatatagaccatcACTGAATGAATTCCACAACtttctctctgacctgtctgctgggttccttggtcttcaccatgctgtttgttctctaatgttatCTAATAAACCTCTGAGTCCTGCATAGAACAGTTGCATTTATACTGACatcaaattacattttaaattttacttaGGGGTGCCAGATCAAAGGTGGATGAATACTAATGCAGATTTCCatttgtaaaaacctttttaaaactatttatgttccttctacttcacaattctGCACTACTTTGTGATGGTTTACAGCCTACAACCTCAATAAAATAGATTAAAGTTGGTGGATGTAATGCACTAAAAAGTTGAACATaaatgaatagttttgcaattGATCTTTGAAGTCATGGACATGACCGTACCCTCTTTATGTTAAAGCTTACagagaacacacacaccgtGTCACATTTAGAAGTTTGAATGTGTGCCTGCTCTTGTTTTTTGAGCTGCTCTTGTTTTCTCACCCACAGAGGGAATTTCTGGGAAACACATTTCGGCTCTTCTCCTTGATAAATTAGTTCCAGGTGAAGAAACTGGATAAATAAAGTGATCCCTGTCAGCAGTCTTCTGCACCTACTTCTAAAATACAGACACCCACTCATGCTTGAGAACTTCAAAAAGCCAACAACAGCATATACAAAACATTGGAAAAGTGAAATGAAATAGAAGGCTGTCACATTAAATCAGGTTGAAATGGTTGGCCTCAGTTGGAATGCCAGCCTTTATTCTTTAATCCAGATCCTCCAAGtattttagaactggggttcCCTTTCACACTGCAGTGATGCCAAATGGCATTTTTGACATcagacagatttttgttttttttttaccccaaagcactttacactagaTTCAGTCATTTACCCTTTCACACAATGATGGTGGTGATCTACAATATAACCACATCTACTCTGGGGCAGATGTGAGGCTGGCGTACAATCGGCCCCACTGGGCCCTGTGACCACCACCATCAGGCaaagtgggtgaagtgtctttccCAAGGACACCTGGGATGGATGGAGCAGGGCTTTGAACTGGCAACCCACCGGTTACAGGACAAACGCTGACCTCCTGCTCCACTGTTGACCCAAACAGTTGAACTTATTTGATTTTAACATAGATGATCAAGGTGTGCAGAATTATTATGCTGATTCCATCCCTCAAGCAAACTGGggcaaaaaaatttttttctggaattgtataatatatatatatataaaatctttCAGGCCCTGGGACcaactggcgacctgtccagggtgtaccccgcctctcgcccagtgaacgctcgagataggcaccagcacccccgtgaccccatgagggattaagcggatcagaaaatggatggatggatggatggataatctTTCAGTGGGAAACATCACTCTTTAAATTGCCACAACATTGGGGTTAGCTCAAAGAGCcatcaaatgttttgttgcaaATAACAGTTTCACGTAAAGTGTGCTGTGGAAAAAGACGCAAACCAGCTGACAAAGATCAGAGATGAATAAAACGTTTACCTCAGGGACGTCATATTGCAGAACTGTAACCTGTCTGGAGTGGTCAGAAGTACGAGCTGCTCAGTGCTCAGAGATGAGGCCAATGTAAGCAGGGCTGAAACCTGAACACCGCTAAACAAGACACAGAAGTTCAAACATCGAGACTAggcaaagaaaaatctgaagatGGATTCttcaaaaaggttttatgaaCTGATAAAGAGTGACTCCTGAGGGACAAGATGGACTGCCCTCTGGCTGTATCAGTAATGGCCACAGAGCTACAGCCTGGGAGTATTAAAGGTAAACTAGTGACACCAATTGAAAATCAATTTCCAATCCTACCGCCACTCTTTACACGCTTCCTTCAAATAGTGGTACAGGTAAAATGGTCATCTTTCAAGAAGACCAGGATTTTTTCTGCAGGAAATTTTTTCTGCAGCATGGAACGATGTACCGAGTGGCAAGCCAGCACAATTCTTAAAGATGGAGGAGCGATGACATGACTTCATTCATCACCTAATCTAAACCCTTTCTCAAACAGATTTGCTGTGAAGGAAAACGGCCCACCTCTCTGAAGTGTCTGAGCAGCTGGGAAGCTTGATCATCAacagtttagtttattttgagAGAGCGTCCAACTGAGCCCGAAAGCAGCAGCCAAAATCTGGTGCTCGATGGAGAAGATTTCTTGTGTTTCCCGCTGACAGATTTAAGTCAGCCTATCACCCACCTTTAGTCTCGTGCTCTGCccataaacatgaacacagctGGACCATTTCTCGCTGACCTTCAAACCTTTTCATGCTTGAGTCTAAAAAAACTTGGAAAACAAGGCAGATTCTTTTCAACTGAATGAGCTCAGCCGTCCTTCCCCTCCCTCAGCCCAGCATCATTCAGGCCACAGAAGAaatgttggtttggatagctaaTTTCCCAAATgacaaatgaaatcatcattttaaTACTGCATATTGGGTTTAGTAAGATTTGATTTGCCTTGTTTAAAGATGTGTCTTATTTGACACAAGTGTGACCATGTTAAGAAATCTGTAAGAGTTGGCAGATTCTTTTTCCccagaaatgtaaaatatttccttgtAGGATGATTGAAAGTTTTTATGGTGATATTTGGATATTgcagctgggaaaaaaaagctcagcaACATCATCAGCTTACAACGCATTTATTAGATAGCAAAAATATAATGTCATGTCAACTCATAAAACCACACACGAATGTGCAAGcagttaaaaataataatgtacctatgaatgatttttttttcccacatcgCTTCCGCTGTGAGTCTTTAAGAAGGGACGTTGAAGTTGTACAATAAATGTTGGGTTTACCGAAAGAGTAACAGGAGAGAAGAGAACATACAAATATTCAAAAGCAGCAATACTTGAAAATCAAACACAATTATGTTATTGTCTAGAACCATGAGAAAGCACAAAAGCCAACCTTTGATCCTTTTCATCGTGCTATCCCTCCTGCTGTGAAAGCTCACACTAAACCCATCCCTGTTTTTAAGGCAATCTCTAGCTTAGCTGTCGCACATTAAACTGTCCCATGTTTGTAAGACAACTCACTGTAGATAGTAACACTGACGTAATCTAACGGGCAGTTAATGACTGGGTCTTAAAGGCACCCTATTCTGCCAGTGTATAACAATAGCTCCTTATACAGGCAACATTGTACTTTTTATGACATGTAGCAAGTGTCACATTTTTATGAGCCCGTTAATGCTGCATACAGGGACAGTTAGCAACTTTCAGAAACATTCCTGTTCCTTGTACAGCTTCACCATTTTATTCACAGCTATTGCACTCAGCCATTTGATGATGTTCCAGGTCACATTTACGCAGAAATATAGAAAACTCCACTGTATGCGAAGACGTGTAACAGGGGAGCATCTGTGCGCACGCCCTCTAGGTCCTCTTCAAGCACAGGGGGTTTATTCTCCAGCAGTGACAGATGGTGTTAAAGAGTCGGCAGCGACAGGAGGCGCAGGGGTCGCAGCAAGGCATGTGTGAGGAGCAGTTTTCCATCAGGCGGCCGCAGCGACGAGCTGGGGGCATGATGTGGGACTTGTGTCTCTGAAACGGAACCAGTGGAGGGAAAATTGATGAAGTTCTGATAATGTAGAGAAGCTCACCGAATTCCACCAAAGTCCTACAGTACAAGCacacatttaaaggagcaataagcgatatttcaccactaagTGGTGCCTGAGcactgtagaccaaaacaagacgtgACAAGCCCCGCCTCTCTACCTCCACTATAGCTGCCATCCGGCCCCTCCTTTCTGTTCTCACTTGTCGCCTCCTATGGGCATATTtgttaaagataaaaacacaacaaaacagcctcacctttgttagaaatatttcaagtgaagaagtaagtcataactttataatgctgttagcaagagaaaattttgatctgctggggtgctctccgccatgttgctccaacgcTGCGCTGCTCTGAAGGCGGTGTTTTAGGGCAAGGAGGAGCTAaacctgagtggcagctgttcacatgcacgtacacgcacacacagcctGCCccgctatgtaaacaagagactggagaacaacacagagagatggtgtgcaatctcataccatagtccatctaaaaagattcctttggttcttcacaaaactatttttcaattaaaaataattacattttatttattgctcctttaaatagaGACAGAAGCTTAAAATGTTACAGAAAGAATAAGCAGGGGAAACGTATTTGTGCTGGAGAAAATCTGAGTTTTCAGTGTCATTGTTGATATTGTAACAAtgctatatatttttgtttcaaataagACAATCATAGATGGGTTGAACTGTATTCCTTTAGTCTATCACCTCATCAGCTCTGTTCTTTTCTACGTCTTTATGCCATCACTAGAGAATACAAGGAGAGGGATTCAGCTATGCTTGAGCTGCAACAGGAAGTTATGAATTGAGTTAATGAGTTattaacaggcctctgcagccccTGATGGCTGCTGAAGAAGCCATTTGACTCGTGTGGTGGAGCAGAAACATTctaaacatgcaggacagttgGTCCTGAGGAGTagggttgaagacccctgcgTTGAGCTAACATAGTGGTGCAAAAGCCATCTATGCAGGTATGAACACCGAACACAGTAGAAGCCAGCATGAATCATAAAAAAGAGCTTAAAGCTTTTTATCAAGTCAGCCCAACTAATTATCACCATAAATGTCTTGCAACCCAGAAAGGAAGACACCAAATAAAGCAATCGTTCAGTATGCAATAGCTTAACATCTGAGGAGTGCTGAAATCAGCCAGTGTTGGTGTTCTGCATCCGCATTACTGCAAATAAGGCCTTCAAGCACTTTTCCTTCTTTGGACCTTAATGTATTGGAGCAGCTGGGCTTGTAAAAAGCACCAAATAAAAAGCATCCAGCTGTAACGTTTATACTGTTTCATGTACGCTATTACTTTGAAGTCTCACTAATGAGATGAAAACAAGAAATGCTGTGCAGGTCTAGGTGTCTTTTGGAAATAAACGACCAGAGATGCCGTAgtttagtgtatttgtccagtttaacattgattagacTCATATAGTAATCAGTCAAtcacaacaacatttaaatcaGCTCCTCTCTGTCAGACTTCATGATTTACTCCACTGTATGGCCAAGTCTATAACAATGGCCGCACAGTAGACGTCAGCGCCATGATGCGTTGGACCCTAAAACTCCATCTTGTCATGGAAAAGCGCAGGCTAAAAAAACTGTTCTTAGAAATTTCCACTTTGGCCGGAGTTTTCAGAATCATTTGCGTTTAGGGATGTAAAGTACAGTTTACGTGTGAATGAGAGGGCTAACGGCATAAAAATTTATCCTTTTTCTCAGATATCCAGCTACGTGTAGACTAGGCTTAAATGTTGCAATCAATTAGATCCGTCAGGTTATTTTACACTTGGGAGTTCCTTAAGGCTGGGCTTTACATTCAGTCCATTCACATGTTTTTTGTTCAAGCATGCAGAAGTTAACGTTGGAAGAACTCATGCTTACTCACTTTTGACCTCActatgtcttaaaaaaaaaaacatatataagaaTTTGGGATTATTTGTTGTTGAATTAAAAAGCTTGTTCAGCAGATTTTGGCATCAAAACTCACAATTTACCaggtaaatataaatattttaatttggtATTCTTGATTATCTAACAACTAGAGTGGACACTGGAGAACGAAGTGACAAGGTTTTTGAGTTGGATCTCCTAGGAGCTGAAGGCTTACTGGACAAAGAGGTGTTACATGCAGCTGACAATAAATATGTCCAAAGAAAATGGATAAACAAAAACTTACAATAATGCGAGCATGTTCTGCTGGAGAAATCTTGTGCCTTGCAAATAGTCGCCTGGTCTTTGCTTGTCCCCAAACTAAAAAAGAGAGATAACAGAAAAAGCTGTTCATTGATAGACATTTTTGCCTTTACTTTTATGTGTCAGACATCCAATGAGCAGTGAGGTTCTGTTTTAGTGTTCTCACAAtcaaagctgattggatagAGTGAGGAAAACTAACACAAGAAGGGATCTAATCGGCACTTTTGCACCTGATTAGAGATTGAGGAGAGGATAGAGGACGGAGCCAGGTAGGAAGAGAAGGATTTTAACTTGGATTATCCCAATAAGGTTATGTAGATCTAACATAGAGATTAATTAGTTTTGTTTATCAAGAACtgtatttttcactgtttcCTAATTTATTAATAGGTGAGGTGCATTGCAGGTCTACAAACTGACATCCCTTTATTAACATCAGAGAAGCTCAACATTGTTGGAGGGTGCCTTTCTTTGCCGTCTACATTTTATGACGACATGGTTCACCTGATGAAAATGTTGGAGCAAAGCCTTCAGGAGGAGATGAcaaagccagcagcagcattagATGTTGTAGACTACCTcacctaacctgaccctagccagatggatttgaTCCATAGGTATGGCGTttctgaaggctgggccttatcaaaaatccttgcatatgattggataagccacttgtctgtcatctttatcgacgtgctatttcaaccactcacactgaagcttttttttttatgtgtttgcggctctagtggcacgtgttttattgacagtgagctgacaggaagagggggaagacaggcggcaaagcgccgcgagtcggagtcgatcccgggccgacccgttgaggactaaaggcctcctaacatggttcatgCTAAACGCTCTGCCACGGGCGcgccccagaaaacaaaacttgccaaatgcggtcgggagaagggcgaaaacccttcaacaaaagccttcagaggcgttctctgatgttcttttaatgaaacaatattaggtagattgattggacaacacggaagaaatagcagcatcaatgttaacgcttgcttcctcgatgtgagccgccattgttgtctgaatcaaaacagtcttacgtcacggtcgcttctccactacgtcacatctatgaaactccagccttgcgtcctgattggctagacaaaaaaattggttgaagaaatcactctctatggagaggtcccagatggatgtgagtgaagctaagcggagcgaaatccatctggctagggtcaggttatacCTCACCAGGCAGCTATGGGAAAAGCTTCACATTTTGCAGTTCATGAACATCCTATCCCTAGCTACCCTCCTCGACCCTAGatttaagtgtttatttcagCCAAACTAAAGCCACTGAAGTAATTAAGAGACTGACCTCAGAGTTCATCACAATTATGCGTTCTAGACAGAGCTCAGAGGAAATTTCAAAGGCTTCCGCCTCAAGATATCACTGGAggtaatttttcattttttatcttAGGTAGCAAACGGTGGCATCATTTGGACATGAGTGTGATGGAGGGAAGAAAAATGCTATCTCTAACCGCAGATGCCACTGCTTAAGTCCATTGCTACCTTTCAGAACCCAGTGTTTGCAGAATTGGAAATGCACTGGAGTACGGGAGAAGCAAAAACTAATGCGCCTAAATTTACACTTGTGCTTGCATTTTTGTGCATGCCCTGTGAAAGGGTGTTAtcaaaggctggagaagtactgtaaaaaaaaaaaaaaaaaagaaaatcgatTAAAACCCAAAACTGTTGAAAAACTCTTATTTCTGAGTAAAATCTCCCATTTTGCACATCATTGTCCAAGATGcacaagcactttcactgtTTGTTTGCCATGCTCTCTTACTAAAGTGACATACAGAGCCAGCCATATAAAATTGTGCTtttcttagaaaaaaatacacacagaacacgttaaaaaaaaatttattttacacatttgatAAATCATAAGAGAAACTAATggttattactttttttattaattatttcgAAGGGTCCTAAAGGATAAAAGTACAGGTAAGCCTCACAGATTATATTGCTGACTGTGATTATGCACTCGGCCACTAGGTGGTTTCAGGGGCAAATGAAGCCTCTTGATATGAACCCTTTGCTGAAGCAACTGGCTCAAGTGGATCAATGcatcatctcaccatcactaatAACTGTCATGTCTTGATAAGTAGTAGATGGAATTATGCAGATGACAGTTTAGCAGCCACATGGTGGGGTGAAAATGAAGATTTATTGAAATGATAAGAGCAACACTTACAGGTAAGACGATGACCAGGGTTAGGAACAGCACaagaagtggaccagaaatagTGGTTGCATCACGGAGGATCCGACAAGGGGGGAAGCCAGTGGTAAAaacagggagggaaggagggaagaGAGCAGGTGGAGGCAATTAGGGAAGCAACAGCTGATTGAAGTCAAGGTGATGAGCTGAAGGAGAGGGAGGATAGTGAAATGGCAGGAGACAGGGAGGAAAATAGAACCTAACAATGATCTACACATACAATGAATACACAGACTACGACGAGATAGATTCACTTAACCAAAGACAGGCAGGAAAACAAAGATCTAACAGCAAAGGGAGTAAACTAACTACATCCATAAAGAGCAGAATACTAAATAATGAAAGGAAACGAGAAGAAAAGAACAGAATCAACAGACTAATAAACAATACTAAAAGGGTGAAAACCTGAACAAACTAC
This genomic window from Fundulus heteroclitus isolate FHET01 chromosome 6, MU-UCD_Fhet_4.1, whole genome shotgun sequence contains:
- the asip2b gene encoding agouti-signaling protein 2b isoform X1, translated to MRSSAGRHLCLLLLFFPLSWAEDTKKDVRKSENVTVWGQAKTRRLFARHKISPAEHARIIRHKSHIMPPARRCGRLMENCSSHMPCCDPCASCRCRLFNTICHCWRINPLCLKRT
- the asip2b gene encoding agouti-signaling protein 2b isoform X2, with protein sequence MRSSAGRHLCLLLLFFPLSWAEDTKKDVRKSENVTAKTRRLFARHKISPAEHARIIRHKSHIMPPARRCGRLMENCSSHMPCCDPCASCRCRLFNTICHCWRINPLCLKRT